In the genome of Pseudoliparis swirei isolate HS2019 ecotype Mariana Trench chromosome 3, NWPU_hadal_v1, whole genome shotgun sequence, one region contains:
- the gdpd5a gene encoding glycerophosphodiester phosphodiesterase domain-containing protein 5 isoform X6 gives MVKHQPLQVYEKQVFVSFVTGIYGCRWKRYQRSQDDSSRWECTWFVILCSSFLLLLFWAYFWLVAQNDFNEFNWLVYNRSGEWRDETIPILASTTVGFSYITFLLIGLLATLLTTISGVISIDDLWGDEWDILLLSLQSTAPFLHIGALVTVTAISWLVAGYVVRRERSNFQVMMLLIYMVILLVVYLAPLTFTCPCIMDRHSLRPRPDIIGRRGAPMLAPENTMVSFNRALQYGASSLEADVTISVDGFPFLMRDRTLRRTTDIHKVFPARQYDDASLFNWTEIRSLNAGQWFLESDPYWTVETLTARDRSRIGNQTVCSLVEMLRLAARANGSALLNIRRPPPEHPRYRSWFMDTLWAVQKAGISQKRVRTVTWTPDTDRGRVRGLQQTANEKLSLEEMRQRGITSLTLHYSKASHKDIQEYLANNVSVTVYPVNEPWLYSLLWCSGVPSVSSDAPQVLRKVPYPIWLMSRNAYNFIWITSNLVSIAVVIGIFGFQNYHVIRWRMRGMQTYNPEHIMLSAVARRTSRDVNIMKEKLIISELNNGLSSTEELCLYPENGYATYSHGGLSH, from the exons ATGGTGAAACACCAACCCTTGCAGGTCTATGAGAAACAGGTCTTTGTGTCCTTTGTCACTGGGATCTATGGTTGCCGCTGGAAACGCTACCAGCGTTCCCAAGATGACAGCTCCAGG TGGGAGTGTACATGGTTCGTCATCTTGTGCAGTTctttcctcctgcttctcttctGGGCCTACTTCTGGTTGGTGGCACAGAATGATTTCAACGAATTCAACTG GTTGGTGTACAACCGCTCTGGAGAATGGAGGGACGAGACGATCCCCATCCTCGCATCCACCACCGTGGGATTCAGCTACATCACATTCTTATTG ATAGGACTGTTGGCTACATTGCTCACCACTATCTCTGGCGTCATCTCCATCGATGACTTATGGGGAGATGAGTGGGACATCCTGCTGCTTTCACTGCAG TCCACGGCACCTTTCCTGCACATTGGAGCCCTGGTGACCGTCACAGCTATCAGCTGGTTGGTAGCTGGGTATGTGGTCCGCAGAGAGCGATCCA ATTTCCAGGTGATGATGTTGCTGATTTACATGGTCATCCTCCTGGTTGTGTATTTGGCGCCGCTCACATTCACCTGCCCCTGCATCATGGATCGCCACAGCCTCCGACCACGGCCAGACATCATCGGTCGACGTGGAGCTCCGATG CTGGCCCCAGAAAACACCATGGTGTCCTTTAACAGAGCCCTGCAGTATGGAGCCAGCTCCCTGGAGGCAGACGTCACTATCAG TGTGGATGGTTTTCCGTTCCTTATGCGGGACCGCACGTTGAGACGAACGACAGACATCCACAAGGTGTTTCCAGCCCGGCAGTACGATGATGCCTCTCTCTTCAACTGGACTGAGATTCGCTCTCTAAATGCCGGCCAGTGGTTTTTGGAG AGTGACCCCTACTGGACAGTAGAAACCCTCACAGCAAGGGACCGCAGCAGAATAGGCAACCAGACGGTGTGCAGTCTGGTGGAGATGCTGCGTCTGGCGGCCCGGGCCAACGGCTCGGCACTGCTCAACATCCGCAGGCCTCCTCCAGAGCACCCTCGCTACCGGAGCTGGTTCATGGACACGCTGTGGGCTGTGCAGAAAGCAGGGATCTCCCAGAAGAGGGTGAGGACT GTGACGTGGACCCCCGACACGGACAGGGGGAGGGTGCGAGGGCTTCAGCAGACCGCAAACGAGAAGCTGTCGTTGGAAGAGATGAGGCAGAGGGGAATAACGAGCCTGACCCTCCACTACAGCAAGGCCAGCCACAAAGACATCCA GGAGTATCTGGCTAATAATGTGAGTGTGACTGTCTACCCAGTGAATGAGCCCTGGCTCTACTCCCTCCTGTGGTGTAGCGGGGTGCCTTCTGTGTCCTCCGATGCCCCCCAAGTCCTCCGAAAGGTGCCTTACCCCATCTGGCTCATG AGTCGGAACGCTTACAACTTCATCTGGATCACGTCCAATCTGGTCTCCATCGCCGTCGTCATCGGGATTTTCGGTTTCCAAAA CTATCATGTGATCAG GTGGAGGATGAGAGGGATGCAGACTTATAACCCGGAGCACATCATGCTGAGCGCCGTGGCCCGCCGGACCAGTCGGGACGTCAACATCATGAAGGAGAAGCTCATCATCTCAG AACTCAACAATGGGCTGAGCAGCACAGAGGAGCTGTGTCTGTACCCTGAGAACGGTTATGCCACGTACTCTCATGGAGGCCTCAGTCACTGA
- the gdpd5a gene encoding glycerophosphodiester phosphodiesterase domain-containing protein 5 isoform X2, which translates to MVKHQPLQVYEKQVFVSFVTGIYGCRWKRYQRSQDDSSRWECTWFVILCSSFLLLLFWAYFWLVAQNDFNEFNWLVYNRSGEWRDETIPILASTTVGFSYITFLLILALFHISLGQQLNLYWVHKIGLLATLLTTISGVISIDDLWGDEWDILLLSLQSTAPFLHIGALVTVTAISWLVAGYVVRRERSNFQVMMLLIYMVILLVVYLAPLTFTCPCIMDRHSLRPRPDIIGRRGAPMLAPENTMVSFNRALQYGASSLEADVTISVDGFPFLMRDRTLRRTTDIHKVFPARQYDDASLFNWTEIRSLNAGQWFLESDPYWTVETLTARDRSRIGNQTVCSLVEMLRLAARANGSALLNIRRPPPEHPRYRSWFMDTLWAVQKAGISQKRVTWTPDTDRGRVRGLQQTANEKLSLEEMRQRGITSLTLHYSKASHKDIQEYLANNVSVTVYPVNEPWLYSLLWCSGVPSVSSDAPQVLRKVPYPIWLMSRNAYNFIWITSNLVSIAVVIGIFGFQNYHVIRWRMRGMQTYNPEHIMLSAVARRTSRDVNIMKEKLIISELNNGLSSTEELCLYPENGYATYSHGGLSH; encoded by the exons ATGGTGAAACACCAACCCTTGCAGGTCTATGAGAAACAGGTCTTTGTGTCCTTTGTCACTGGGATCTATGGTTGCCGCTGGAAACGCTACCAGCGTTCCCAAGATGACAGCTCCAGG TGGGAGTGTACATGGTTCGTCATCTTGTGCAGTTctttcctcctgcttctcttctGGGCCTACTTCTGGTTGGTGGCACAGAATGATTTCAACGAATTCAACTG GTTGGTGTACAACCGCTCTGGAGAATGGAGGGACGAGACGATCCCCATCCTCGCATCCACCACCGTGGGATTCAGCTACATCACATTCTTATTG ATTTTAGCACTTTTCCATATATCCTTGGGCCAGCAGCTAAACCTCTACTGGGTTCACAAG ATAGGACTGTTGGCTACATTGCTCACCACTATCTCTGGCGTCATCTCCATCGATGACTTATGGGGAGATGAGTGGGACATCCTGCTGCTTTCACTGCAG TCCACGGCACCTTTCCTGCACATTGGAGCCCTGGTGACCGTCACAGCTATCAGCTGGTTGGTAGCTGGGTATGTGGTCCGCAGAGAGCGATCCA ATTTCCAGGTGATGATGTTGCTGATTTACATGGTCATCCTCCTGGTTGTGTATTTGGCGCCGCTCACATTCACCTGCCCCTGCATCATGGATCGCCACAGCCTCCGACCACGGCCAGACATCATCGGTCGACGTGGAGCTCCGATG CTGGCCCCAGAAAACACCATGGTGTCCTTTAACAGAGCCCTGCAGTATGGAGCCAGCTCCCTGGAGGCAGACGTCACTATCAG TGTGGATGGTTTTCCGTTCCTTATGCGGGACCGCACGTTGAGACGAACGACAGACATCCACAAGGTGTTTCCAGCCCGGCAGTACGATGATGCCTCTCTCTTCAACTGGACTGAGATTCGCTCTCTAAATGCCGGCCAGTGGTTTTTGGAG AGTGACCCCTACTGGACAGTAGAAACCCTCACAGCAAGGGACCGCAGCAGAATAGGCAACCAGACGGTGTGCAGTCTGGTGGAGATGCTGCGTCTGGCGGCCCGGGCCAACGGCTCGGCACTGCTCAACATCCGCAGGCCTCCTCCAGAGCACCCTCGCTACCGGAGCTGGTTCATGGACACGCTGTGGGCTGTGCAGAAAGCAGGGATCTCCCAGAAGAGG GTGACGTGGACCCCCGACACGGACAGGGGGAGGGTGCGAGGGCTTCAGCAGACCGCAAACGAGAAGCTGTCGTTGGAAGAGATGAGGCAGAGGGGAATAACGAGCCTGACCCTCCACTACAGCAAGGCCAGCCACAAAGACATCCA GGAGTATCTGGCTAATAATGTGAGTGTGACTGTCTACCCAGTGAATGAGCCCTGGCTCTACTCCCTCCTGTGGTGTAGCGGGGTGCCTTCTGTGTCCTCCGATGCCCCCCAAGTCCTCCGAAAGGTGCCTTACCCCATCTGGCTCATG AGTCGGAACGCTTACAACTTCATCTGGATCACGTCCAATCTGGTCTCCATCGCCGTCGTCATCGGGATTTTCGGTTTCCAAAA CTATCATGTGATCAG GTGGAGGATGAGAGGGATGCAGACTTATAACCCGGAGCACATCATGCTGAGCGCCGTGGCCCGCCGGACCAGTCGGGACGTCAACATCATGAAGGAGAAGCTCATCATCTCAG AACTCAACAATGGGCTGAGCAGCACAGAGGAGCTGTGTCTGTACCCTGAGAACGGTTATGCCACGTACTCTCATGGAGGCCTCAGTCACTGA
- the gdpd5a gene encoding glycerophosphodiester phosphodiesterase domain-containing protein 5 isoform X1, whose protein sequence is MVKHQPLQVYEKQVFVSFVTGIYGCRWKRYQRSQDDSSRWECTWFVILCSSFLLLLFWAYFWLVAQNDFNEFNWLVYNRSGEWRDETIPILASTTVGFSYITFLLILALFHISLGQQLNLYWVHKIGLLATLLTTISGVISIDDLWGDEWDILLLSLQSTAPFLHIGALVTVTAISWLVAGYVVRRERSNFQVMMLLIYMVILLVVYLAPLTFTCPCIMDRHSLRPRPDIIGRRGAPMLAPENTMVSFNRALQYGASSLEADVTISVDGFPFLMRDRTLRRTTDIHKVFPARQYDDASLFNWTEIRSLNAGQWFLESDPYWTVETLTARDRSRIGNQTVCSLVEMLRLAARANGSALLNIRRPPPEHPRYRSWFMDTLWAVQKAGISQKRVRTVTWTPDTDRGRVRGLQQTANEKLSLEEMRQRGITSLTLHYSKASHKDIQEYLANNVSVTVYPVNEPWLYSLLWCSGVPSVSSDAPQVLRKVPYPIWLMSRNAYNFIWITSNLVSIAVVIGIFGFQNYHVIRWRMRGMQTYNPEHIMLSAVARRTSRDVNIMKEKLIISELNNGLSSTEELCLYPENGYATYSHGGLSH, encoded by the exons ATGGTGAAACACCAACCCTTGCAGGTCTATGAGAAACAGGTCTTTGTGTCCTTTGTCACTGGGATCTATGGTTGCCGCTGGAAACGCTACCAGCGTTCCCAAGATGACAGCTCCAGG TGGGAGTGTACATGGTTCGTCATCTTGTGCAGTTctttcctcctgcttctcttctGGGCCTACTTCTGGTTGGTGGCACAGAATGATTTCAACGAATTCAACTG GTTGGTGTACAACCGCTCTGGAGAATGGAGGGACGAGACGATCCCCATCCTCGCATCCACCACCGTGGGATTCAGCTACATCACATTCTTATTG ATTTTAGCACTTTTCCATATATCCTTGGGCCAGCAGCTAAACCTCTACTGGGTTCACAAG ATAGGACTGTTGGCTACATTGCTCACCACTATCTCTGGCGTCATCTCCATCGATGACTTATGGGGAGATGAGTGGGACATCCTGCTGCTTTCACTGCAG TCCACGGCACCTTTCCTGCACATTGGAGCCCTGGTGACCGTCACAGCTATCAGCTGGTTGGTAGCTGGGTATGTGGTCCGCAGAGAGCGATCCA ATTTCCAGGTGATGATGTTGCTGATTTACATGGTCATCCTCCTGGTTGTGTATTTGGCGCCGCTCACATTCACCTGCCCCTGCATCATGGATCGCCACAGCCTCCGACCACGGCCAGACATCATCGGTCGACGTGGAGCTCCGATG CTGGCCCCAGAAAACACCATGGTGTCCTTTAACAGAGCCCTGCAGTATGGAGCCAGCTCCCTGGAGGCAGACGTCACTATCAG TGTGGATGGTTTTCCGTTCCTTATGCGGGACCGCACGTTGAGACGAACGACAGACATCCACAAGGTGTTTCCAGCCCGGCAGTACGATGATGCCTCTCTCTTCAACTGGACTGAGATTCGCTCTCTAAATGCCGGCCAGTGGTTTTTGGAG AGTGACCCCTACTGGACAGTAGAAACCCTCACAGCAAGGGACCGCAGCAGAATAGGCAACCAGACGGTGTGCAGTCTGGTGGAGATGCTGCGTCTGGCGGCCCGGGCCAACGGCTCGGCACTGCTCAACATCCGCAGGCCTCCTCCAGAGCACCCTCGCTACCGGAGCTGGTTCATGGACACGCTGTGGGCTGTGCAGAAAGCAGGGATCTCCCAGAAGAGGGTGAGGACT GTGACGTGGACCCCCGACACGGACAGGGGGAGGGTGCGAGGGCTTCAGCAGACCGCAAACGAGAAGCTGTCGTTGGAAGAGATGAGGCAGAGGGGAATAACGAGCCTGACCCTCCACTACAGCAAGGCCAGCCACAAAGACATCCA GGAGTATCTGGCTAATAATGTGAGTGTGACTGTCTACCCAGTGAATGAGCCCTGGCTCTACTCCCTCCTGTGGTGTAGCGGGGTGCCTTCTGTGTCCTCCGATGCCCCCCAAGTCCTCCGAAAGGTGCCTTACCCCATCTGGCTCATG AGTCGGAACGCTTACAACTTCATCTGGATCACGTCCAATCTGGTCTCCATCGCCGTCGTCATCGGGATTTTCGGTTTCCAAAA CTATCATGTGATCAG GTGGAGGATGAGAGGGATGCAGACTTATAACCCGGAGCACATCATGCTGAGCGCCGTGGCCCGCCGGACCAGTCGGGACGTCAACATCATGAAGGAGAAGCTCATCATCTCAG AACTCAACAATGGGCTGAGCAGCACAGAGGAGCTGTGTCTGTACCCTGAGAACGGTTATGCCACGTACTCTCATGGAGGCCTCAGTCACTGA
- the gdpd5a gene encoding glycerophosphodiester phosphodiesterase domain-containing protein 5 isoform X3 yields the protein MVKHQPLQVYEKQVFVSFVTGIYGCRWKRYQRSQDDSSRWECTWFVILCSSFLLLLFWAYFWLVAQNDFNEFNWLVYNRSGEWRDETIPILASTTVGFSYITFLLILALFHISLGQQLNLYWVHKIGLLATLLTTISGVISIDDLWGDEWDILLLSLQSTAPFLHIGALVTVTAISWLVAGYVVRRERSNFQVMMLLIYMVILLVVYLAPLTFTCPCIMDRHSLRPRPDIIGRRGAPMLAPENTMVSFNRALQYGASSLEADVTISVDGFPFLMRDRTLRRTTDIHKVFPARQYDDASLFNWTEIRSLNAGQWFLESDPYWTVETLTARDRSRIGNQTVCSLVEMLRLAARANGSALLNIRRPPPEHPRYRSWFMDTLWAVQKAGISQKRVRTVTWTPDTDRGRVRGLQQTANEKLSLEEMRQRGITSLTLHYSKASHKDIQEYLANNVSVTVYPVNEPWLYSLLWCSGVPSVSSDAPQVLRKVPYPIWLMSRNAYNFIWITSNLVSIAVVIGIFGFQKWRMRGMQTYNPEHIMLSAVARRTSRDVNIMKEKLIISELNNGLSSTEELCLYPENGYATYSHGGLSH from the exons ATGGTGAAACACCAACCCTTGCAGGTCTATGAGAAACAGGTCTTTGTGTCCTTTGTCACTGGGATCTATGGTTGCCGCTGGAAACGCTACCAGCGTTCCCAAGATGACAGCTCCAGG TGGGAGTGTACATGGTTCGTCATCTTGTGCAGTTctttcctcctgcttctcttctGGGCCTACTTCTGGTTGGTGGCACAGAATGATTTCAACGAATTCAACTG GTTGGTGTACAACCGCTCTGGAGAATGGAGGGACGAGACGATCCCCATCCTCGCATCCACCACCGTGGGATTCAGCTACATCACATTCTTATTG ATTTTAGCACTTTTCCATATATCCTTGGGCCAGCAGCTAAACCTCTACTGGGTTCACAAG ATAGGACTGTTGGCTACATTGCTCACCACTATCTCTGGCGTCATCTCCATCGATGACTTATGGGGAGATGAGTGGGACATCCTGCTGCTTTCACTGCAG TCCACGGCACCTTTCCTGCACATTGGAGCCCTGGTGACCGTCACAGCTATCAGCTGGTTGGTAGCTGGGTATGTGGTCCGCAGAGAGCGATCCA ATTTCCAGGTGATGATGTTGCTGATTTACATGGTCATCCTCCTGGTTGTGTATTTGGCGCCGCTCACATTCACCTGCCCCTGCATCATGGATCGCCACAGCCTCCGACCACGGCCAGACATCATCGGTCGACGTGGAGCTCCGATG CTGGCCCCAGAAAACACCATGGTGTCCTTTAACAGAGCCCTGCAGTATGGAGCCAGCTCCCTGGAGGCAGACGTCACTATCAG TGTGGATGGTTTTCCGTTCCTTATGCGGGACCGCACGTTGAGACGAACGACAGACATCCACAAGGTGTTTCCAGCCCGGCAGTACGATGATGCCTCTCTCTTCAACTGGACTGAGATTCGCTCTCTAAATGCCGGCCAGTGGTTTTTGGAG AGTGACCCCTACTGGACAGTAGAAACCCTCACAGCAAGGGACCGCAGCAGAATAGGCAACCAGACGGTGTGCAGTCTGGTGGAGATGCTGCGTCTGGCGGCCCGGGCCAACGGCTCGGCACTGCTCAACATCCGCAGGCCTCCTCCAGAGCACCCTCGCTACCGGAGCTGGTTCATGGACACGCTGTGGGCTGTGCAGAAAGCAGGGATCTCCCAGAAGAGGGTGAGGACT GTGACGTGGACCCCCGACACGGACAGGGGGAGGGTGCGAGGGCTTCAGCAGACCGCAAACGAGAAGCTGTCGTTGGAAGAGATGAGGCAGAGGGGAATAACGAGCCTGACCCTCCACTACAGCAAGGCCAGCCACAAAGACATCCA GGAGTATCTGGCTAATAATGTGAGTGTGACTGTCTACCCAGTGAATGAGCCCTGGCTCTACTCCCTCCTGTGGTGTAGCGGGGTGCCTTCTGTGTCCTCCGATGCCCCCCAAGTCCTCCGAAAGGTGCCTTACCCCATCTGGCTCATG AGTCGGAACGCTTACAACTTCATCTGGATCACGTCCAATCTGGTCTCCATCGCCGTCGTCATCGGGATTTTCGGTTTCCAAAA GTGGAGGATGAGAGGGATGCAGACTTATAACCCGGAGCACATCATGCTGAGCGCCGTGGCCCGCCGGACCAGTCGGGACGTCAACATCATGAAGGAGAAGCTCATCATCTCAG AACTCAACAATGGGCTGAGCAGCACAGAGGAGCTGTGTCTGTACCCTGAGAACGGTTATGCCACGTACTCTCATGGAGGCCTCAGTCACTGA
- the gdpd5a gene encoding glycerophosphodiester phosphodiesterase domain-containing protein 5 isoform X5, with protein sequence MVKHQPLQVYEKQVFVSFVTGIYGCRWKRYQRSQDDSSRWECTWFVILCSSFLLLLFWAYFWLVAQNDFNEFNWLVYNRSGEWRDETIPILASTTVGFSYITFLLILALFHISLGQQLNLYWVHKIGLLATLLTTISGVISIDDLWGDEWDILLLSLQSTAPFLHIGALVTVTAISWLVAGYVVRRERSNFQVMMLLIYMVILLVVYLAPLTFTCPCIMDRHSLRPRPDIIGRRGAPMLAPENTMVSFNRALQYGASSLEADVTISVDGFPFLMRDRTLRRTTDIHKVFPARQYDDASLFNWTEIRSLNAGQWFLESDPYWTVETLTARDRSRIGNQTVCSLVEMLRLAARANGSALLNIRRPPPEHPRYRSWFMDTLWAVQKAGISQKRVRTVTWTPDTDRGRVRGLQQTANEKLSLEEMRQRGITSLTLHYSKASHKDIQEYLANNVSVTVYPVNEPWLYSLLWCSGVPSVSSDAPQVLRKSRNAYNFIWITSNLVSIAVVIGIFGFQNYHVIRWRMRGMQTYNPEHIMLSAVARRTSRDVNIMKEKLIISELNNGLSSTEELCLYPENGYATYSHGGLSH encoded by the exons ATGGTGAAACACCAACCCTTGCAGGTCTATGAGAAACAGGTCTTTGTGTCCTTTGTCACTGGGATCTATGGTTGCCGCTGGAAACGCTACCAGCGTTCCCAAGATGACAGCTCCAGG TGGGAGTGTACATGGTTCGTCATCTTGTGCAGTTctttcctcctgcttctcttctGGGCCTACTTCTGGTTGGTGGCACAGAATGATTTCAACGAATTCAACTG GTTGGTGTACAACCGCTCTGGAGAATGGAGGGACGAGACGATCCCCATCCTCGCATCCACCACCGTGGGATTCAGCTACATCACATTCTTATTG ATTTTAGCACTTTTCCATATATCCTTGGGCCAGCAGCTAAACCTCTACTGGGTTCACAAG ATAGGACTGTTGGCTACATTGCTCACCACTATCTCTGGCGTCATCTCCATCGATGACTTATGGGGAGATGAGTGGGACATCCTGCTGCTTTCACTGCAG TCCACGGCACCTTTCCTGCACATTGGAGCCCTGGTGACCGTCACAGCTATCAGCTGGTTGGTAGCTGGGTATGTGGTCCGCAGAGAGCGATCCA ATTTCCAGGTGATGATGTTGCTGATTTACATGGTCATCCTCCTGGTTGTGTATTTGGCGCCGCTCACATTCACCTGCCCCTGCATCATGGATCGCCACAGCCTCCGACCACGGCCAGACATCATCGGTCGACGTGGAGCTCCGATG CTGGCCCCAGAAAACACCATGGTGTCCTTTAACAGAGCCCTGCAGTATGGAGCCAGCTCCCTGGAGGCAGACGTCACTATCAG TGTGGATGGTTTTCCGTTCCTTATGCGGGACCGCACGTTGAGACGAACGACAGACATCCACAAGGTGTTTCCAGCCCGGCAGTACGATGATGCCTCTCTCTTCAACTGGACTGAGATTCGCTCTCTAAATGCCGGCCAGTGGTTTTTGGAG AGTGACCCCTACTGGACAGTAGAAACCCTCACAGCAAGGGACCGCAGCAGAATAGGCAACCAGACGGTGTGCAGTCTGGTGGAGATGCTGCGTCTGGCGGCCCGGGCCAACGGCTCGGCACTGCTCAACATCCGCAGGCCTCCTCCAGAGCACCCTCGCTACCGGAGCTGGTTCATGGACACGCTGTGGGCTGTGCAGAAAGCAGGGATCTCCCAGAAGAGGGTGAGGACT GTGACGTGGACCCCCGACACGGACAGGGGGAGGGTGCGAGGGCTTCAGCAGACCGCAAACGAGAAGCTGTCGTTGGAAGAGATGAGGCAGAGGGGAATAACGAGCCTGACCCTCCACTACAGCAAGGCCAGCCACAAAGACATCCA GGAGTATCTGGCTAATAATGTGAGTGTGACTGTCTACCCAGTGAATGAGCCCTGGCTCTACTCCCTCCTGTGGTGTAGCGGGGTGCCTTCTGTGTCCTCCGATGCCCCCCAAGTCCTCCGAAAG AGTCGGAACGCTTACAACTTCATCTGGATCACGTCCAATCTGGTCTCCATCGCCGTCGTCATCGGGATTTTCGGTTTCCAAAA CTATCATGTGATCAG GTGGAGGATGAGAGGGATGCAGACTTATAACCCGGAGCACATCATGCTGAGCGCCGTGGCCCGCCGGACCAGTCGGGACGTCAACATCATGAAGGAGAAGCTCATCATCTCAG AACTCAACAATGGGCTGAGCAGCACAGAGGAGCTGTGTCTGTACCCTGAGAACGGTTATGCCACGTACTCTCATGGAGGCCTCAGTCACTGA
- the gdpd5a gene encoding glycerophosphodiester phosphodiesterase domain-containing protein 5 isoform X4, protein MVKHQPLQVYEKQVFVSFVTGIYGCRWKRYQRSQDDSSRWECTWFVILCSSFLLLLFWAYFWLVAQNDFNEFNWLVYNRSGEWRDETIPILASTTVGFSYITFLLILALFHISLGQQLNLYWVHKIGLLATLLTTISGVISIDDLWGDEWDILLLSLQSTAPFLHIGALVTVTAISWLVAGYVVRRERSNFQVMMLLIYMVILLVVYLAPLTFTCPCIMDRHSLRPRPDIIGRRGAPMLAPENTMVSFNRALQYGASSLEADVTISVDGFPFLMRDRTLRRTTDIHKVFPARQYDDASLFNWTEIRSLNAGQWFLESDPYWTVETLTARDRSRIGNQTVCSLVEMLRLAARANGSALLNIRRPPPEHPRYRSWFMDTLWAVQKAGISQKRVTWTPDTDRGRVRGLQQTANEKLSLEEMRQRGITSLTLHYSKASHKDIQEYLANNVSVTVYPVNEPWLYSLLWCSGVPSVSSDAPQVLRKVPYPIWLMSRNAYNFIWITSNLVSIAVVIGIFGFQKWRMRGMQTYNPEHIMLSAVARRTSRDVNIMKEKLIISELNNGLSSTEELCLYPENGYATYSHGGLSH, encoded by the exons ATGGTGAAACACCAACCCTTGCAGGTCTATGAGAAACAGGTCTTTGTGTCCTTTGTCACTGGGATCTATGGTTGCCGCTGGAAACGCTACCAGCGTTCCCAAGATGACAGCTCCAGG TGGGAGTGTACATGGTTCGTCATCTTGTGCAGTTctttcctcctgcttctcttctGGGCCTACTTCTGGTTGGTGGCACAGAATGATTTCAACGAATTCAACTG GTTGGTGTACAACCGCTCTGGAGAATGGAGGGACGAGACGATCCCCATCCTCGCATCCACCACCGTGGGATTCAGCTACATCACATTCTTATTG ATTTTAGCACTTTTCCATATATCCTTGGGCCAGCAGCTAAACCTCTACTGGGTTCACAAG ATAGGACTGTTGGCTACATTGCTCACCACTATCTCTGGCGTCATCTCCATCGATGACTTATGGGGAGATGAGTGGGACATCCTGCTGCTTTCACTGCAG TCCACGGCACCTTTCCTGCACATTGGAGCCCTGGTGACCGTCACAGCTATCAGCTGGTTGGTAGCTGGGTATGTGGTCCGCAGAGAGCGATCCA ATTTCCAGGTGATGATGTTGCTGATTTACATGGTCATCCTCCTGGTTGTGTATTTGGCGCCGCTCACATTCACCTGCCCCTGCATCATGGATCGCCACAGCCTCCGACCACGGCCAGACATCATCGGTCGACGTGGAGCTCCGATG CTGGCCCCAGAAAACACCATGGTGTCCTTTAACAGAGCCCTGCAGTATGGAGCCAGCTCCCTGGAGGCAGACGTCACTATCAG TGTGGATGGTTTTCCGTTCCTTATGCGGGACCGCACGTTGAGACGAACGACAGACATCCACAAGGTGTTTCCAGCCCGGCAGTACGATGATGCCTCTCTCTTCAACTGGACTGAGATTCGCTCTCTAAATGCCGGCCAGTGGTTTTTGGAG AGTGACCCCTACTGGACAGTAGAAACCCTCACAGCAAGGGACCGCAGCAGAATAGGCAACCAGACGGTGTGCAGTCTGGTGGAGATGCTGCGTCTGGCGGCCCGGGCCAACGGCTCGGCACTGCTCAACATCCGCAGGCCTCCTCCAGAGCACCCTCGCTACCGGAGCTGGTTCATGGACACGCTGTGGGCTGTGCAGAAAGCAGGGATCTCCCAGAAGAGG GTGACGTGGACCCCCGACACGGACAGGGGGAGGGTGCGAGGGCTTCAGCAGACCGCAAACGAGAAGCTGTCGTTGGAAGAGATGAGGCAGAGGGGAATAACGAGCCTGACCCTCCACTACAGCAAGGCCAGCCACAAAGACATCCA GGAGTATCTGGCTAATAATGTGAGTGTGACTGTCTACCCAGTGAATGAGCCCTGGCTCTACTCCCTCCTGTGGTGTAGCGGGGTGCCTTCTGTGTCCTCCGATGCCCCCCAAGTCCTCCGAAAGGTGCCTTACCCCATCTGGCTCATG AGTCGGAACGCTTACAACTTCATCTGGATCACGTCCAATCTGGTCTCCATCGCCGTCGTCATCGGGATTTTCGGTTTCCAAAA GTGGAGGATGAGAGGGATGCAGACTTATAACCCGGAGCACATCATGCTGAGCGCCGTGGCCCGCCGGACCAGTCGGGACGTCAACATCATGAAGGAGAAGCTCATCATCTCAG AACTCAACAATGGGCTGAGCAGCACAGAGGAGCTGTGTCTGTACCCTGAGAACGGTTATGCCACGTACTCTCATGGAGGCCTCAGTCACTGA